A stretch of Myxococcus hansupus DNA encodes these proteins:
- a CDS encoding YkvA family protein, whose protein sequence is MGSRFFRYVRDPHVALWRKLAGVLAVVYFLSPVDAIPDVIPVLGWLDDLGVLSAAAFFMVREVQRHQLTVDGEAAPGSAASP, encoded by the coding sequence ATGGGGAGCCGTTTTTTCCGGTACGTGCGCGACCCGCACGTGGCGCTCTGGCGGAAGCTCGCCGGCGTACTCGCGGTGGTCTACTTCCTGTCACCCGTGGACGCGATTCCGGATGTGATTCCGGTGCTCGGGTGGCTGGATGACCTGGGCGTGTTGTCCGCCGCGGCCTTCTTCATGGTGAGGGAGGTGCAGCGCCACCAGCTCACCGTGGATGGCGAAGCCGCGCCGGGAAGCGCCGCGTCACCGTGA